One stretch of Sporocytophaga myxococcoides DSM 11118 DNA includes these proteins:
- a CDS encoding LegC family aminotransferase, giving the protein MIPLSVPNISGNEWTYIKECLDTNWVSSVGSYVTKFEKTLAEYTGAKYAIATSNGTAALHISLQLAGVERGDLIIIPNITFVATANAIKYTGADPVMIDVDSNTWQMDLGLLEEFLQTQTEIREGFSYHKKLNRRISAIVPVHVLGNMCDMDQFIRIAQTYRLIIVEDSTEALGSKFRGKHAGTFGLFGTSSFNGNKIISTGGGGMILTSDEKLATKAKHLTTQAKADPNEYYHDETGYNYRLVNILAAMGVAQMEQLDVFIQRKKEVAQMYKNELSFIQGFKTQEVIEGVEPNHWLFTVKVPHKAELIAYLKSKGVEARSFWVPMNRLPMMEKDLYFTHNDISQDVYRACVSLPCSTSIKNEEVSQVIQFVKDFYSGL; this is encoded by the coding sequence ATGATCCCTCTTTCAGTACCAAATATTTCAGGAAATGAATGGACATACATCAAAGAATGTCTTGATACCAATTGGGTATCTTCTGTTGGCAGTTATGTAACTAAATTTGAGAAAACTCTTGCTGAATATACCGGAGCAAAGTATGCTATTGCTACTTCCAACGGTACTGCAGCGCTTCATATAAGTCTCCAGTTGGCCGGTGTCGAGAGAGGAGATTTGATTATCATTCCTAATATTACTTTTGTCGCTACTGCCAATGCAATAAAGTATACTGGGGCTGATCCTGTCATGATAGATGTAGACAGCAACACCTGGCAAATGGATCTCGGATTGCTTGAGGAATTTCTTCAAACGCAAACTGAAATAAGAGAAGGATTTAGTTACCATAAAAAATTAAACAGAAGGATTAGTGCAATTGTACCTGTTCATGTGCTGGGCAATATGTGTGACATGGATCAATTTATCAGAATCGCTCAAACATACAGACTGATAATTGTTGAAGATTCAACTGAAGCTTTAGGCAGCAAGTTTAGAGGCAAACATGCTGGTACCTTTGGTTTATTCGGAACCAGTAGCTTCAATGGTAATAAAATTATTTCTACGGGAGGAGGAGGAATGATCCTTACCAGTGATGAGAAGCTTGCAACAAAGGCAAAACATCTCACCACTCAGGCAAAAGCTGACCCTAATGAATATTATCATGATGAAACCGGATATAACTACAGGCTTGTAAATATTCTGGCAGCCATGGGAGTTGCCCAAATGGAGCAATTAGATGTGTTTATCCAAAGGAAAAAAGAGGTAGCTCAGATGTATAAAAATGAGTTGTCTTTTATTCAAGGATTTAAAACTCAGGAGGTAATTGAAGGAGTGGAGCCCAATCATTGGTTGTTTACTGTCAAAGTTCCGCATAAAGCAGAGCTAATAGCTTATCTAAAATCAAAAGGTGTAGAAGCAAGATCATTTTGGGTACCAATGAATCGATTGCCAATGATGGAAAAAGATCTTTATTTTACCCATAATGATATTTCACAGGATGTTTATCGGGCATGTGTGAGTCTTCCTTGTTCAACATCCATTAAGAATGAAGAGGTGAGTCAGGTTATTCAATTTGTTAAAGACTTTTATTCGGGATTATAA
- a CDS encoding NAD-dependent 4,6-dehydratase LegB, producing MELKNKKVLITGADGFIGSHLVEKLLEEGCKVRAFVYYNSFNSWGWLDAFPKEKLAQLEIIAGDIRDPHGVKNAMKDIEVVFHLAALIAIPYSYHSPDTYIDTNVKGTLNIVQAAKELGVERVLVTSTSEVYGTALYVPIDEKHARQGQSPYSATKIGADYIADSFYRSFGVPVTVVRPFNTYGPRQSARAVIPTIITQLLAGKNEIKLGSLHPTRDLLFVKDTAKGFIEIAKADATIGEEVNIAMQEEISVGDLAQKLISQINGKAKIITDEQRFRPEKSEVERLFGSNKKIKELTNWKPDYTLDSGLAETIKWFSEASNLARYKIDIYNI from the coding sequence ATGGAGTTAAAAAACAAGAAAGTCCTGATTACGGGAGCAGACGGGTTTATCGGAAGTCACCTGGTGGAAAAGTTATTGGAAGAAGGTTGCAAGGTCAGGGCATTTGTATATTACAACTCATTTAACTCCTGGGGATGGCTTGATGCATTTCCTAAAGAAAAACTTGCTCAACTTGAAATAATTGCAGGAGATATAAGAGATCCGCATGGAGTAAAAAATGCAATGAAAGATATCGAAGTTGTTTTTCACCTTGCAGCACTTATTGCTATTCCTTACAGTTATCATTCTCCGGATACTTATATCGATACTAATGTAAAAGGTACTCTTAATATTGTTCAAGCTGCTAAAGAACTTGGTGTTGAGAGGGTATTGGTAACTTCAACTTCAGAAGTGTATGGAACTGCTCTTTATGTTCCTATAGATGAAAAACATGCCCGCCAGGGACAATCACCATATTCTGCCACCAAAATCGGAGCCGATTACATAGCAGATTCATTTTACAGAAGCTTTGGAGTACCTGTAACTGTTGTTCGTCCATTTAATACTTATGGTCCCAGACAGTCAGCAAGGGCTGTAATTCCTACAATTATCACTCAACTGCTTGCAGGTAAAAATGAGATCAAGCTTGGCTCCCTGCATCCGACAAGAGATTTGTTATTTGTTAAGGATACAGCAAAAGGATTTATTGAGATTGCAAAGGCTGATGCAACCATTGGTGAAGAGGTGAACATAGCAATGCAGGAAGAGATTTCTGTAGGAGATTTAGCGCAAAAGCTCATCAGTCAGATCAACGGGAAAGCGAAAATTATTACTGACGAGCAGCGTTTCAGACCTGAAAAAAGTGAGGTAGAGCGCTTGTTCGGTAGTAACAAGAAAATTAAGGAACTAACCAATTGGAAGCCTGATTATACCTTGGATTCCGGATTGGCAGAGACTATTAAATGGTTTTCGGAAGCATCTAATCTGGCGAGATATAAGATTGATATCTATAATATTTGA
- a CDS encoding glycosyltransferase yields MARIIFTVTNDLSYDQRMQRISSTLAKAGHSVLLVGRKRKKSIELKHQLFEQKRLDCFFENGKLFYLEYNFRLLFFLMFRRADIICAIDLDTILPCYVVSKVKNKPLVYDAHELFTEVIEVVRRPVVRSMWLKLENYIVPKVKYSYTVSEGVRRIFEERYPGVSFSLIRNLPLYKPVDPETSKEKYIVYAGAVNEGRGIEQMLNAMPEINCSLYICGDGEMFESMKAKAKDMDLDGKVKFLGYVEPEKLKEIIRGAYAGVLLLENRGASYYYSLANKFFDYMMAGIPQVTINFPEYKHLNDVYSFALLVDLKHEEIVKAFNRLLNEPALYDEIKQNALKARKIFNWEKESEALVDFYKRVESGK; encoded by the coding sequence ATGGCCAGAATCATTTTTACGGTAACAAACGATCTATCTTATGATCAAAGAATGCAAAGGATTTCATCCACATTGGCTAAGGCCGGGCATTCTGTTCTTCTGGTAGGTAGGAAAAGAAAAAAATCTATAGAGTTAAAACATCAATTGTTTGAGCAAAAGAGGCTTGATTGTTTTTTTGAAAACGGGAAGCTTTTTTATCTGGAATATAATTTTCGTCTTTTATTTTTTCTTATGTTCAGAAGGGCAGATATAATCTGCGCAATTGACCTTGATACAATTCTTCCCTGTTATGTTGTTTCGAAGGTGAAAAATAAACCTTTGGTGTATGACGCTCATGAGTTATTTACAGAGGTAATTGAAGTTGTCAGAAGACCTGTTGTAAGGTCTATGTGGCTGAAGCTTGAGAATTATATAGTGCCAAAAGTAAAGTATTCATATACAGTGAGTGAAGGAGTGAGGAGAATCTTTGAAGAAAGGTATCCCGGAGTTAGTTTTTCCTTGATAAGAAATCTTCCTTTGTACAAGCCGGTTGACCCTGAAACATCCAAGGAAAAATATATAGTATATGCAGGAGCAGTAAATGAAGGAAGAGGTATAGAACAAATGCTCAATGCAATGCCTGAAATCAATTGCAGCCTTTATATCTGCGGAGATGGAGAAATGTTTGAAAGCATGAAGGCTAAAGCAAAGGATATGGATCTGGATGGTAAAGTGAAATTTTTGGGTTATGTGGAACCTGAAAAATTAAAGGAAATTATTCGTGGAGCATATGCCGGTGTATTGCTTTTGGAAAACAGAGGGGCCAGTTACTACTATTCTCTTGCCAATAAGTTTTTCGATTATATGATGGCCGGAATTCCACAGGTAACTATAAATTTTCCGGAATATAAACATCTTAATGATGTATATTCATTTGCTTTACTGGTTGATCTTAAACATGAAGAAATTGTAAAGGCTTTCAATAGATTGCTGAATGAGCCTGCACTCTATGATGAAATCAAGCAGAATGCTTTGAAAGCAAGAAAAATTTTCAATTGGGAAAAGGAATCTGAGGCACTAGTTGATTTTTATAAAAGGGTTGAAAGTGGGAAGTAA
- a CDS encoding NAD-dependent epimerase/dehydratase family protein, protein MNIAVITGSAGLIGSEAVGFFSDKFDLIIGIDNDMRQYFFGKNASTNWNRQRLETTYHNYTHQSLDIRNQEELDKLFAQYGKDIKLVLHTAAQPSHDWAAKEPFTDFTVNANGTLNMLEMTRKYCAEAVFIFTSTNKVYGDTPNFLPLVELENRWEISEEHQYFKNGIDEQMTIDQSTHSIFGASKVSADILVQEYGRYFGMKTGVFRGGCLTGPNHSGTQLHGFLSYLMKCAITGEHYTIFGYKGKQVRDNIHSYDLINMFWHFYQNPGQGEVYNAGGGRFANCSMKEAILICEKITGKKMNYSYSDTSRVGDHIWYISDLSKFKNHYPAWNYKYDLPNTLEEIFNGLKSRV, encoded by the coding sequence ATGAATATAGCGGTGATTACGGGCTCTGCCGGATTGATTGGAAGTGAAGCGGTTGGTTTTTTTAGCGATAAATTCGATCTTATAATAGGAATAGACAATGATATGAGGCAGTATTTTTTTGGCAAAAATGCTTCTACCAATTGGAACAGACAAAGACTAGAAACTACGTACCACAATTACACTCATCAGTCTCTTGATATAAGAAATCAGGAAGAATTAGATAAGCTTTTTGCTCAATATGGCAAAGACATTAAACTGGTTTTGCATACGGCCGCACAGCCAAGCCACGACTGGGCTGCAAAAGAGCCATTTACAGATTTTACTGTAAATGCCAATGGTACCTTGAATATGCTGGAGATGACCAGAAAATATTGTGCAGAGGCGGTCTTTATTTTCACTTCCACCAATAAGGTATATGGTGACACTCCAAATTTTCTTCCTCTTGTGGAATTGGAAAATAGATGGGAAATAAGCGAAGAGCATCAGTATTTCAAAAATGGTATAGACGAGCAGATGACTATTGACCAGTCTACTCATTCTATTTTTGGAGCTTCAAAAGTGTCTGCTGATATATTGGTTCAGGAATATGGAAGATATTTTGGAATGAAAACCGGTGTTTTCAGAGGAGGCTGTCTTACTGGGCCAAATCACTCTGGCACACAGCTCCATGGATTTCTTTCCTACCTGATGAAATGTGCAATCACCGGCGAGCATTATACAATCTTCGGATACAAAGGAAAACAAGTCAGAGACAATATACACAGTTACGATCTGATTAATATGTTCTGGCATTTTTATCAAAACCCTGGTCAGGGAGAGGTATATAACGCAGGGGGGGGAAGGTTTGCCAATTGTTCAATGAAAGAAGCAATTCTGATTTGTGAAAAAATCACTGGAAAGAAAATGAATTATTCATATTCCGATACTTCACGGGTCGGTGATCATATCTGGTATATAAGTGATTTATCTAAATTTAAGAATCACTATCCGGCCTGGAATTATAAATATGATCTGCCCAATACGCTGGAAGAAATCTTTAATGGTCTAAAAAGCAGAGTTTAA
- the miaA gene encoding tRNA (adenosine(37)-N6)-dimethylallyltransferase MiaA, translated as MGSKYLIVIAGPTAVGKTDLCVELAQHFAVPVISADSRQFFKEMSIGTAKPTAAEMKSVVHYFIDSHSIAEPFNAGSYSEEALKLIDHLFTEKDYLILTGGSGLYIKAVCEGFDEMPEVEEETRSQLVSELSDKGLSPLLEELKVSDPVYYEQVDKSNHQRILRALEVIRSTGIPFSFYRKNEKASRNFEIIKIGLERPREELYERINRRMDLMLEAGLEAEVKALIPYKNMNALQTVGYKEVFDFFDGIYEREEMIRLLKRNSRRYAKRQLTWFKKDKEYHWFNPAQKAEIIDFIKAESGMLKT; from the coding sequence GTGGGAAGTAAATATCTGATAGTAATTGCAGGACCGACTGCAGTCGGCAAAACTGACCTTTGTGTCGAACTGGCGCAGCATTTTGCTGTTCCGGTAATATCAGCTGATTCAAGACAGTTCTTCAAAGAAATGAGCATAGGAACTGCCAAGCCTACTGCAGCTGAAATGAAAAGTGTTGTTCATTACTTTATCGATAGTCACTCCATTGCAGAACCATTCAATGCAGGATCATATTCAGAGGAAGCTTTAAAGTTAATTGATCATCTTTTTACAGAAAAGGATTATTTGATCCTTACTGGAGGGTCTGGATTATATATCAAGGCTGTTTGTGAAGGATTTGACGAAATGCCTGAGGTGGAAGAGGAGACCAGGAGTCAGCTGGTTTCAGAATTGTCTGATAAAGGACTTTCACCTTTATTGGAAGAATTAAAGGTGTCTGATCCTGTTTATTATGAACAGGTCGATAAGTCCAATCATCAAAGGATTCTCAGAGCTCTTGAAGTGATCAGAAGTACTGGTATTCCATTTTCTTTTTACAGAAAAAATGAAAAAGCATCCAGAAACTTTGAAATTATAAAAATAGGACTGGAGCGGCCAAGAGAGGAATTATATGAAAGAATAAATCGCCGGATGGATTTAATGTTGGAAGCCGGACTGGAAGCAGAAGTGAAGGCATTAATTCCATATAAAAATATGAATGCATTACAAACAGTAGGATATAAAGAGGTTTTTGATTTTTTTGATGGAATTTATGAACGGGAAGAAATGATTCGTTTGTTGAAGCGGAACTCCAGAAGGTATGCGAAACGTCAGTTAACCTGGTTTAAAAAAGATAAAGAATATCATTGGTTTAACCCCGCACAGAAGGCTGAGATTATTGATTTTATTAAAGCAGAAAGCGGAATGCTTAAAACTTAA
- the pfkA gene encoding 6-phosphofructokinase, which yields MKRIAVFTSGGDAPGMNACIRAVVRSAHYFGLEVYGILKGYDGMIHGNLIEMDDRSVSNIIQRGGTILKSARSEEFRTVEGRKKAYENIKKFGIDGLVGIGGNGTFTGAEIFYNEYQIPCVGAPGTIDNDLYGTDFTIGYDTAVNTALSAIDRIRDTADAHERIFFIEVMGRDTGYIAVRSAIAGGAEMSVMPETKNSVKEVIQKLKHGTSQSKASHIIIVAEGHEVGRAQNIADKVKKELPELDAKVTTLGHVQRGGAPTAADRVLASRLGLGAVEGLIKGKTNVMAGVINRTLCYTPFKDTITKKKPINKELIRIVEILNGRKYHNIEREIL from the coding sequence ATGAAGAGAATTGCGGTTTTCACTTCCGGTGGTGATGCACCAGGTATGAACGCTTGTATAAGAGCTGTAGTTAGATCAGCGCATTACTTTGGTTTAGAAGTATATGGAATTTTGAAAGGTTATGACGGAATGATCCATGGTAACCTTATCGAAATGGATGACAGATCGGTTAGTAACATCATCCAAAGAGGTGGAACCATCTTAAAGTCAGCCAGAAGTGAAGAATTCAGAACTGTTGAGGGAAGAAAGAAAGCCTACGAGAATATTAAAAAATTTGGTATCGACGGATTAGTTGGAATTGGAGGAAACGGAACATTTACCGGTGCGGAAATTTTTTACAATGAATATCAGATACCTTGCGTTGGAGCTCCTGGAACAATAGATAACGACCTTTATGGCACGGATTTTACTATCGGTTATGATACAGCAGTTAATACTGCTCTTTCAGCAATAGACAGAATCAGAGATACAGCGGATGCTCACGAAAGAATATTCTTTATTGAAGTTATGGGTCGTGACACAGGTTATATTGCAGTAAGATCTGCAATTGCAGGTGGAGCTGAAATGTCTGTAATGCCTGAGACTAAAAATTCAGTTAAAGAGGTAATCCAGAAGTTAAAACACGGAACAAGCCAGTCAAAAGCGTCTCACATTATCATAGTTGCAGAAGGCCATGAAGTGGGAAGAGCTCAGAATATAGCTGATAAAGTAAAAAAAGAACTACCTGAACTTGATGCCAAAGTTACAACTTTAGGTCACGTACAAAGAGGTGGAGCGCCTACAGCTGCAGATAGAGTGCTAGCCAGCAGATTAGGACTTGGCGCTGTTGAAGGATTAATAAAAGGAAAAACCAATGTGATGGCTGGGGTAATCAACAGAACATTGTGCTACACTCCATTCAAAGATACTATTACTAAGAAAAAGCCAATTAACAAAGAGCTCATTCGTATAGTTGAAATTTTAAATGGCAGGAAATACCATAACATAGAAAGAGAAATTTTATAA